A stretch of Pseudomonas sp. LRP2-20 DNA encodes these proteins:
- the apaG gene encoding Co2+/Mg2+ efflux protein ApaG: MSDPRYQIDVSVVTRYLKEQSDPESSRFAFAYTITVQNNGSVKAKLLSRHWLITNGDGEVEEVRGAGVVGQQPTIEPGQSHTYSSGAVISTRVGTMQGSYEMFAEDGKRFEADIAPFRLAVPGALH, translated from the coding sequence ATGTCCGACCCTCGCTATCAGATCGACGTCAGCGTCGTGACCCGTTACCTGAAAGAACAATCCGACCCCGAAAGCAGTCGCTTCGCCTTCGCCTACACCATCACCGTGCAAAACAACGGCTCGGTCAAGGCCAAGCTGCTGTCGCGCCACTGGCTGATCACCAACGGTGACGGCGAGGTCGAGGAAGTACGCGGCGCCGGCGTTGTCGGCCAGCAGCCGACCATCGAACCCGGCCAGAGCCATACCTACAGCAGTGGCGCGGTGATCAGCACGCGCGTCGGCACCATGCAGGGCAGTTACGAGATGTTCGCCGAAGACGGCAAGCGCTTCGAAGCCGACATCGCGCCGTTCCGCCTTGCGGTCCCGGGGGCGCTGCACTGA
- the glpE gene encoding thiosulfate sulfurtransferase GlpE produces the protein MSEFKRIPPEQALALRAQGAVVVDIRDPQAFAAGHITGARHLDNHSVAEFIRNADLDAPTLVVCYHGNSSQSAAAYLVGQGFSDVYSVDGGFELWRTTYPAETAQGTAE, from the coding sequence ATGAGCGAATTCAAGCGCATCCCTCCCGAGCAGGCCCTGGCCCTGCGCGCGCAAGGTGCGGTAGTCGTCGACATTCGCGACCCGCAAGCCTTTGCCGCCGGCCACATCACTGGCGCCCGGCACCTGGATAACCATTCGGTCGCCGAGTTCATCCGCAATGCCGACCTGGATGCCCCGACCCTCGTGGTCTGCTACCACGGCAACTCCAGCCAGAGTGCAGCCGCCTACCTGGTAGGCCAGGGCTTCTCCGACGTGTACAGCGTCGATGGCGGCTTCGAACTGTGGCGCACCACCTACCCGGCCGAGACCGCCCAAGGCACTGCCGAATAA
- the pdxA gene encoding 4-hydroxythreonine-4-phosphate dehydrogenase PdxA, with translation MKPLRFAVTPGEPAGIGPDLCLLLAADAQPHPLIAITSRDLLVERATQLGLAVSLLPVTPGQWPDQPAPAGSLYVWDTPLAAPVVPGQLDQANAAFVLETLTRAGQGCLDGQFAGMITAPVHKGVINESGIAFSGHTEFLADLTHTAQVVMMLATRGLRVALVTTHLPLRDIADAITAERVERVTRILHADMRDKFGIANPRILVCGLNPHAGEGGHLGREEIDIIEPTLARLRTEGMDLRGPLPADTLFTPKYLEHCDAVLAMYHDQGLPVLKYKGFGAAVNVTLGLPIIRTSVDHGTALDLAGSGKVDTGSLRVALETAYQMAENRP, from the coding sequence GTGAAGCCCCTGCGCTTCGCCGTCACCCCCGGCGAACCAGCCGGCATAGGCCCCGACCTGTGCCTGCTGCTCGCCGCCGACGCCCAGCCCCACCCTCTGATTGCCATCACCAGCCGTGACCTGCTCGTCGAGCGGGCCACGCAGCTGGGGCTGGCTGTCAGCCTGCTGCCGGTAACGCCTGGTCAATGGCCTGACCAGCCTGCACCAGCTGGCAGCCTGTACGTGTGGGACACACCGTTGGCCGCGCCAGTGGTGCCAGGCCAGCTGGACCAAGCCAACGCAGCATTCGTACTGGAGACGCTGACCCGTGCCGGCCAAGGTTGCCTTGACGGGCAATTCGCCGGGATGATCACCGCGCCCGTGCACAAGGGCGTGATCAATGAAAGCGGTATCGCCTTCTCCGGCCATACCGAGTTCCTTGCCGACCTGACCCACACCGCCCAGGTGGTGATGATGCTGGCCACCCGCGGCTTGCGTGTAGCCCTGGTGACCACGCACCTGCCGCTGCGGGATATTGCCGACGCCATCACTGCCGAACGCGTGGAACGGGTCACCCGCATCCTGCACGCCGACATGCGCGACAAGTTCGGCATTGCCAACCCGCGCATCCTGGTCTGCGGCCTCAACCCGCACGCCGGAGAAGGCGGCCATCTTGGCCGCGAAGAAATCGACATCATCGAGCCGACGCTGGCCCGCCTGCGTACCGAAGGCATGGACCTGCGCGGCCCGCTGCCGGCCGATACCCTGTTTACCCCCAAATATCTGGAGCACTGCGATGCGGTGCTGGCGATGTACCATGACCAAGGCCTGCCCGTGCTCAAGTACAAGGGCTTCGGCGCTGCCGTCAACGTGACCCTGGGCCTGCCGATCATCCGCACATCGGTCGACCACGGTACCGCCCTGGACCTCGCCGGCAGCGGCAAGGTCGACACCGGCAGCCTGCGCGTCGCCCTGGAAACCGCCTACCAGATGGCCGAGAACCGACCATGA
- a CDS encoding YeaH/YhbH family protein yields the protein MSYVIDRRLNGKNKSTVNRQRFLRRYREHIKKAVEEAVSRRSIMDMEHGEQISIPGRDIDEPVLHHGRGGKQTIVHPGNKEFTAGEHIPRPQGGGGGSGRGKAGNSGEGMDDFVFQITQEEFLEFMFEDLELPNLVKRHLTGADTFKTVRAGIANEGNPSRINIVRTLRSAHARRIALTGSSRALLREAQKELGRLKVEEPDNFTDIQEVEQEIERLKARINRLPFLDTFDLKYNLLVKQPNPSSKAVMFCLMDVSGSMTQATKDIAKRFFILLYLFLKRNYDRIEVVFIRHHTSAREVDEEEFFYSRETGGTIVSSALKMMQEIMAERYPAADWNIYAAQASDGDNWNDDSPICREILSKQIMPHVQYYTYVEITPREHQALWYEYERIGEAFPDTFAQQQLVSAGDIYPVFRELFQRRLAT from the coding sequence ATGAGCTACGTTATCGACCGACGCCTGAACGGCAAGAACAAGAGCACGGTCAACCGCCAGCGCTTCCTGCGGCGTTACCGTGAACACATCAAGAAGGCCGTCGAAGAGGCCGTGAGCCGCCGCTCCATCATGGACATGGAACACGGCGAACAGATCAGCATTCCGGGGCGAGACATCGATGAACCGGTGCTGCACCATGGTCGTGGCGGCAAGCAGACCATCGTGCACCCAGGCAACAAGGAATTCACCGCCGGCGAGCATATCCCTCGGCCCCAGGGCGGCGGGGGTGGCAGCGGCCGCGGCAAGGCCGGTAACTCCGGCGAGGGCATGGACGACTTCGTCTTCCAGATCACCCAGGAAGAGTTCCTCGAATTCATGTTCGAAGACCTCGAACTGCCCAACCTGGTCAAACGCCACCTGACTGGCGCCGACACCTTCAAGACCGTGCGAGCCGGTATCGCCAACGAAGGCAACCCGTCACGCATCAACATTGTCCGCACCCTGCGTTCGGCCCATGCCCGGCGCATCGCCCTGACCGGCAGCAGCCGTGCGCTGCTGCGCGAAGCTCAGAAGGAACTGGGCCGGCTGAAAGTCGAGGAACCCGACAACTTCACCGACATCCAGGAAGTCGAACAGGAAATCGAACGGCTCAAGGCACGCATCAACCGCCTGCCCTTCCTCGACACCTTCGACCTCAAGTACAACCTGTTGGTCAAGCAGCCCAACCCCAGTTCCAAGGCCGTGATGTTCTGCCTGATGGACGTGTCCGGCTCGATGACCCAGGCCACCAAGGATATCGCCAAACGCTTCTTCATCCTGCTTTACCTGTTCCTCAAGCGTAACTACGACCGCATCGAGGTGGTGTTCATCCGCCACCACACCAGCGCCCGTGAAGTCGACGAGGAAGAGTTCTTCTACTCCCGGGAAACCGGCGGCACCATCGTCTCCAGCGCACTGAAGATGATGCAGGAGATCATGGCCGAACGTTACCCTGCCGCGGACTGGAACATCTATGCCGCCCAGGCCTCCGACGGCGACAACTGGAACGACGACTCGCCGATCTGCCGCGAGATCCTGTCCAAGCAGATCATGCCGCATGTGCAGTACTACACTTACGTTGAGATCACCCCGCGTGAGCACCAGGCGTTGTGGTACGAGTATGAGCGAATCGGCGAGGCCTTCCCCGACACATTCGCCCAGCAGCAGTTGGTATCGGCCGGCGATATCTACCCGGTCTTCCGTGAACTCTTCCAGCGCAGGTTAGCCACATGA
- a CDS encoding PrkA family serine protein kinase produces the protein MSIFSHFQQRFESTRQEELSLQEYLELCKEDRSAYASAAERLLLAIGEPELIDTSSNSRLSRIFSNKVIRRYPAFADFHGMEECIDQIVSYFRHAAQGLEEKKQILYLLGPVGGGKSSLAEKLKQLMEKVPFYAIKGSPVFESPLGLFNATEDGAILEEEYGISRRYLNTIMSPWATKRLQEFGGDISKFRVVKLYPSILNQIAIAKTEPGDENNQDISALVGKVDIRKLEEFPQNDADAYSYSGALCRANQGLMEFVEMFKAPIKVLHPLLTATQEGNYNSTEGLGAIPYTGILLAHSNESEWHTFRNNKNNEAFIDRIYIVKVPYCLRVSDEIKIYDKLLVNSSLAKAHCAPDTLKMLAQFTVLSRLKEPENSNIYSKMRVYDGENLKDTDPKAKSIQEYRDAAGVDEGMNGLSTRFAFKILSKVFNFDPHEVAANPVHLLYVLEQQIEQEQFPAEVRERYLRYLKEYLAPRYIEFIGKEIQTAYLESYSEYGQNIFDRYVLYADFWIQDQEYRDPETGEILNRIALNEELEKIEKPAGISNPKDFRNEIVNFVLRARANNNGKNPSWLSYEKLRVVIEKKMFSNTEDLLPVISFNAKASKEDQQKHNDFVTRMVERGYTDKQVRLLSEWYLRVRKSQ, from the coding sequence ATGAGTATTTTTAGCCACTTCCAACAACGCTTCGAGTCTACGCGCCAGGAAGAACTCTCGCTGCAGGAGTACCTCGAGCTGTGCAAAGAGGATCGCAGTGCTTACGCATCGGCGGCTGAACGGCTGTTGCTGGCCATCGGGGAGCCAGAACTGATCGACACCTCTAGCAACTCCAGGCTGTCGCGAATCTTCTCCAACAAGGTTATTCGCCGGTATCCGGCCTTTGCCGACTTCCATGGCATGGAAGAGTGCATCGACCAGATCGTTTCGTACTTCCGCCACGCCGCCCAAGGCCTGGAAGAGAAGAAACAGATCCTCTATCTGCTGGGCCCGGTAGGTGGCGGCAAATCGTCGCTGGCCGAAAAGCTCAAGCAGCTGATGGAGAAGGTGCCCTTCTACGCAATCAAGGGCTCGCCAGTATTCGAGTCCCCCCTTGGCCTGTTCAACGCCACCGAAGACGGGGCCATTCTCGAAGAAGAGTACGGCATCTCGCGGCGCTACCTGAACACCATCATGTCGCCCTGGGCCACCAAGCGCCTGCAGGAATTCGGCGGTGATATCAGCAAGTTCAGGGTGGTGAAGCTGTACCCCTCGATCCTCAACCAGATCGCCATCGCCAAGACCGAACCGGGTGACGAAAACAACCAGGACATCTCTGCCCTGGTCGGCAAGGTGGATATCCGCAAACTCGAGGAATTCCCGCAGAACGACGCCGATGCCTACAGCTACTCGGGCGCACTGTGCCGGGCCAACCAGGGCCTGATGGAATTCGTCGAAATGTTCAAGGCGCCGATCAAGGTCCTGCACCCCTTGCTCACCGCCACCCAGGAAGGCAACTACAACAGTACCGAAGGCCTTGGGGCCATTCCCTACACCGGTATCCTGCTGGCCCACTCCAACGAATCGGAGTGGCACACCTTCCGCAACAACAAGAACAACGAGGCGTTCATCGACCGGATCTACATCGTCAAGGTGCCGTACTGCCTGCGCGTCAGCGACGAGATCAAGATCTACGACAAGCTGCTGGTCAACAGCTCGCTGGCCAAGGCCCATTGCGCGCCAGACACGCTGAAGATGCTTGCCCAGTTCACCGTGCTCTCACGCCTCAAGGAGCCGGAAAACTCCAACATCTACTCGAAGATGCGCGTCTACGACGGCGAGAACCTCAAGGACACCGACCCGAAAGCCAAGTCGATCCAGGAGTACCGCGATGCTGCAGGCGTGGACGAAGGCATGAATGGCCTGTCGACCCGCTTCGCCTTCAAGATTCTCTCCAAGGTGTTCAACTTCGACCCGCATGAAGTGGCGGCCAACCCGGTGCACCTGCTGTATGTGCTGGAACAGCAGATCGAGCAGGAACAGTTCCCGGCTGAAGTACGCGAGCGCTACCTGCGCTACCTGAAGGAGTACCTGGCACCGCGTTACATCGAGTTCATCGGCAAGGAAATCCAGACCGCCTACCTGGAGTCCTACAGCGAGTACGGTCAGAACATCTTCGACCGCTACGTGCTGTACGCCGACTTCTGGATCCAGGATCAGGAGTACCGCGATCCGGAAACCGGCGAAATCCTCAACCGCATCGCCCTCAACGAAGAGCTGGAAAAGATCGAGAAACCGGCAGGCATCAGCAATCCGAAGGATTTCCGCAACGAAATCGTCAACTTCGTGCTGCGTGCCCGGGCCAACAACAACGGCAAGAACCCGAGCTGGCTCAGCTACGAGAAGCTGCGGGTGGTGATCGAGAAGAAAATGTTCTCCAACACCGAGGACCTGCTGCCGGTCATCAGCTTCAACGCCAAGGCCAGCAAGGAGGATCAACAGAAGCACAACGACTTCGTCACGCGGATGGTGGAGCGTGGCTATACCGACAAACAGGTACGCCTGCTGTCGGAATGGTACCTGCGGGTCAGGAAATCGCAATAA
- a CDS encoding LPS-assembly protein LptD: MALKSPAFRRKFPLLVTGGLLAMQPLATSYVVAAEQFDCQVSASGGWDCKPKTPVNNLPPRPVHEGAALTSGTGTESAEAESADKPMLVTEAKGRGLKSRSEDYSHLDWVPREKLTAAQLAETGPYCGGAYIEPTRPGMADSTPKDESPTYINAKVSKYQQEQQIATLAGDVVMRQGSMQAEADEANLYQAENRGELKGNVKIRDNGSLVVGDQAQIQLDTGEAQVDNAEYVMHKSHIRGNALYAKRGENAIIRLKDGTYTTCEPGSNAWQLKGNNITLNPATGFGTATNVTLRVKDFPVFYTPYIYFPIDDRRQSGFLPPSFSSTSDTGFMLVTPYYFNLAPNYDATLYPRYMTKRGLLMEGEFRYLTKSSEGQFGGGYLNDEDDDRKLQTDYKKERWMINWQHKGGLDERLMTEVDYTDISDPFYFQDLETDQIGVKSNDVVNQQGALTWRGDSYTARLNAQAYEMATLSQITPYNKLPQLTLNGMLPFQPGGLNIGYETEAVRFDRDLKNDTVFDKDGNLDTTAGADGRRLDQNISGIARANGTRLNVAPSISLPMQASYGYITPKLKYAYTHYDLDLDSQGQAQAIAQSANPAYGSYNSTLNRDIPIASVDSGLYFDRNTSLFGTNYRQTLEPRLYYLYVPYKDQKDIPLFDSGETLFSYDSLFRDNRFSGTDRIGDENKLSLGVTTRWIEDNGFERQNFSIGQAYYFKDRKVQLPGIDYRTRKDSQSDVSPYALVYNYFFNRDWRFNSDFNWDPDSRSTRSGSAMFHYQPEDNPNKIVNVGYRYRNDTIAFDSTTGTWKVGGGDYGTPGDPNYIKDYYKIQQHDFSVIWPVVPQWSVIARWQHDYNRNRTLEAMGGFEYDNCCWKLRLINRYWVDYDDFSQATPANEKGDHGIFLQIVLKGLGGVVGNKVESFLDQGIQGYRTREDQAY; the protein is encoded by the coding sequence ATGGCATTGAAATCCCCCGCGTTTCGTAGAAAGTTTCCGTTGCTGGTAACCGGCGGTCTGCTGGCCATGCAACCTCTGGCCACCTCTTATGTGGTGGCAGCCGAGCAGTTCGACTGCCAAGTGTCCGCCTCCGGTGGTTGGGACTGCAAGCCCAAGACCCCAGTCAACAACCTGCCTCCGCGCCCGGTGCATGAAGGCGCCGCACTCACGTCCGGTACCGGGACGGAGTCGGCCGAGGCCGAGAGCGCCGACAAGCCGATGCTGGTCACCGAGGCCAAGGGCCGCGGCCTGAAGTCGCGCAGCGAAGACTACAGCCACCTCGACTGGGTGCCGCGCGAGAAGCTCACTGCCGCCCAGCTGGCCGAGACCGGCCCGTATTGCGGTGGCGCCTACATCGAGCCTACCCGCCCAGGCATGGCTGACTCCACGCCAAAGGACGAGTCGCCGACCTACATCAATGCCAAGGTATCCAAGTACCAGCAGGAGCAGCAGATCGCTACCCTGGCCGGTGACGTGGTCATGCGCCAGGGCAGCATGCAGGCCGAAGCCGACGAAGCCAACCTGTACCAGGCCGAGAACCGTGGCGAGCTCAAGGGCAACGTCAAGATTCGCGACAATGGCTCGCTGGTCGTCGGCGACCAGGCGCAGATCCAGCTCGACACCGGCGAAGCCCAGGTCGACAACGCCGAATACGTGATGCACAAGTCGCACATCCGCGGCAACGCCCTGTACGCCAAGCGTGGCGAAAACGCCATCATCCGCCTCAAGGACGGTACGTACACCACCTGCGAACCGGGTAGCAATGCCTGGCAGCTGAAGGGCAACAACATCACCCTGAACCCGGCAACCGGTTTCGGTACCGCGACCAACGTCACCCTGCGGGTCAAGGATTTCCCGGTGTTCTACACACCGTACATCTACTTCCCGATCGACGACCGTCGCCAGTCCGGCTTCCTGCCACCGTCGTTCAGCAGCACCAGCGACACCGGCTTCATGCTGGTCACGCCTTACTACTTCAACCTGGCGCCCAACTATGACGCCACGTTGTACCCGCGCTACATGACCAAGCGCGGCCTGCTGATGGAAGGCGAGTTCCGCTACCTGACCAAGTCCAGCGAAGGCCAGTTCGGCGGCGGCTACCTCAACGACGAGGATGACGATCGCAAGCTGCAGACGGACTACAAGAAAGAACGCTGGATGATCAACTGGCAGCACAAAGGTGGCCTGGACGAGCGCCTGATGACTGAAGTTGACTACACCGACATCAGCGACCCGTTCTACTTCCAGGACCTGGAAACCGACCAGATCGGCGTCAAGAGCAATGACGTGGTCAATCAGCAGGGTGCCCTCACCTGGCGTGGCGACAGCTACACCGCTCGCCTGAACGCGCAAGCCTACGAGATGGCGACCCTGTCGCAGATCACGCCGTACAACAAGCTGCCGCAGCTCACCCTCAACGGTATGTTGCCATTCCAGCCAGGCGGCTTGAACATTGGCTACGAGACCGAAGCAGTGCGCTTCGACCGCGATCTGAAGAACGACACGGTGTTCGACAAGGATGGCAATCTGGACACCACCGCTGGCGCCGATGGCCGCCGCCTGGATCAGAACATCAGTGGCATTGCACGGGCCAACGGTACGCGCTTGAATGTTGCGCCGTCGATCAGCCTGCCGATGCAAGCCAGCTATGGCTACATCACGCCCAAACTGAAGTATGCATACACGCACTATGACCTCGACCTGGACAGCCAAGGCCAGGCGCAAGCGATCGCACAGTCGGCCAATCCGGCATACGGCAGCTACAACAGCACGCTGAACCGCGACATTCCGATCGCCTCTGTCGATAGCGGCCTGTACTTCGACCGCAACACCTCGCTGTTCGGCACCAATTACCGTCAGACCCTCGAACCGCGCCTGTACTACCTCTACGTCCCGTACAAGGACCAGAAGGACATCCCGCTGTTCGACTCGGGCGAAACCCTGTTCAGCTACGACTCGCTGTTCCGTGACAACCGCTTCTCCGGCACCGACCGCATCGGCGACGAGAACAAGCTGTCGCTGGGCGTGACCACCCGCTGGATCGAGGACAATGGCTTCGAGCGCCAGAACTTCAGTATCGGCCAGGCGTACTACTTCAAGGATCGTAAAGTCCAGCTGCCGGGTATCGACTATCGCACCCGCAAGGACTCGCAGTCCGACGTATCGCCATACGCGCTGGTGTACAACTACTTCTTCAACCGCGACTGGCGCTTCAACTCGGACTTCAACTGGGATCCGGACAGCCGCAGCACCCGCTCGGGCAGCGCGATGTTCCACTACCAGCCTGAAGACAACCCGAACAAGATCGTCAACGTCGGTTATCGCTACCGCAACGACACCATCGCCTTCGACTCCACCACCGGTACCTGGAAGGTGGGTGGTGGCGACTACGGCACCCCGGGTGATCCGAACTACATCAAGGATTACTACAAGATCCAGCAACACGACTTCTCGGTCATCTGGCCGGTCGTACCGCAATGGAGCGTAATCGCCCGCTGGCAGCATGACTACAACCGCAACCGCACCCTGGAAGCCATGGGCGGTTTCGAGTACGACAACTGCTGCTGGAAGCTGCGCCTGATCAACCGTTACTGGGTCGACTACGACGACTTCAGTCAGGCCACGCCAGCCAACGAAAAAGGCGACCACGGCATCTTCCTGCAAATCGTCCTGAAAGGCCTCGGCGGCGTAGTGGGCAACAAGGTGGAATCGTTCCTCGACCAAGGCATTCAAGGTTACCGTACACGTGAAGACCAAGCTTATTGA
- a CDS encoding peptidylprolyl isomerase — protein MKTKLIDRLRPVLLGAALLSGAVHAAVQPLDRVVAIVDNDVVMQSQLDQRVHEVQQTIAKRGGGVPPTGALEQQVLERLIVENLQLQIGERSGIRITDEELNQAIGTIAQRNGMSLEQFRAALAHDGLSFDDAREQVKREMIISRVRQRRVAERIQVSEQEVKNFLASDMGKMQMSEEYRLANILIPTPEAANSDDIQKAARKVGDLYQQLRQGADFGQVAIANSASENALEGGEMGWRKAAQLPPDFAKMLSSMAVGDITQPIRIPNGFILLKLEEKRGGGENVLRDEVHVRHILIKPSEIRSEAATKQLAERLYERIQNGEDFGELAKSFSEDPGSALNGGDLNWVDPNSLVPEFREQMANAQQGVVTKPFKTQYGWHVLEVLGRRATDSTEQAREQQAMNVLRNRKYDEELQTWLRQIRDEAYVEIKLPGADQAAQ, from the coding sequence GTGAAGACCAAGCTTATTGATCGACTGCGCCCGGTGTTGCTGGGCGCTGCATTGCTGAGTGGCGCGGTACATGCCGCGGTACAACCTCTGGACCGCGTGGTGGCCATCGTCGACAACGACGTGGTCATGCAGAGCCAACTGGACCAGCGCGTCCACGAGGTTCAGCAGACCATTGCCAAGCGTGGCGGCGGTGTGCCACCGACCGGCGCACTGGAGCAGCAGGTACTGGAACGCCTGATCGTCGAGAACCTGCAGCTGCAGATTGGCGAACGTTCGGGCATCCGCATCACCGACGAAGAGCTGAACCAGGCCATCGGCACCATTGCCCAGCGCAATGGCATGTCGCTGGAGCAGTTCCGCGCCGCCCTTGCCCATGACGGTCTGTCGTTCGACGACGCCCGTGAGCAGGTCAAGCGCGAGATGATCATCAGTCGCGTGCGTCAGCGCCGGGTTGCCGAGCGCATCCAGGTTTCCGAGCAGGAAGTTAAGAACTTCCTCGCCTCAGACATGGGCAAGATGCAGATGTCGGAAGAGTACCGCCTGGCCAACATCCTCATCCCGACCCCGGAAGCCGCCAACTCGGACGACATCCAGAAAGCGGCGCGCAAGGTCGGTGACCTGTACCAGCAACTGCGTCAGGGCGCGGACTTCGGCCAGGTGGCGATTGCCAACTCGGCCAGCGAAAACGCCCTCGAGGGTGGTGAAATGGGCTGGCGTAAAGCTGCCCAGCTGCCACCGGACTTCGCCAAGATGCTCAGCAGCATGGCGGTCGGCGACATCACCCAGCCAATCCGCATCCCCAACGGTTTCATCCTCCTCAAGCTGGAGGAGAAGCGCGGTGGCGGCGAGAACGTGCTGCGTGACGAAGTGCATGTCCGCCACATCCTGATCAAGCCGAGTGAGATTCGCAGCGAGGCGGCCACCAAGCAACTGGCCGAGCGCCTGTACGAGCGCATCCAGAACGGCGAAGACTTCGGCGAGCTGGCCAAGAGCTTCTCGGAAGACCCAGGCTCCGCACTCAACGGCGGCGACCTCAACTGGGTCGACCCGAACAGCCTGGTACCGGAGTTCCGCGAGCAGATGGCCAACGCCCAGCAAGGTGTGGTGACCAAACCGTTCAAGACCCAGTACGGCTGGCACGTCCTGGAAGTGCTGGGCCGCCGCGCCACCGACAGCACCGAGCAGGCGCGTGAGCAACAGGCCATGAACGTGCTGCGCAACCGCAAGTACGACGAAGAGCTGCAGACCTGGCTACGTCAGATCCGCGACGAAGCCTACGTTGAAATCAAGCTGCCTGGCGCCGACCAGGCCGCACAGTGA
- a CDS encoding symmetrical bis(5'-nucleosyl)-tetraphosphatase — MATYAVGDLQGCLEPLKCLLARVNFNPAVDRLWLVGDLVNRGPESLETLRYLYSIRQSLVCVLGNHDLHLLAAWHNVERLKKSDTLREIIEAPDADRLFDWLRQQKLLHYDEPRGIALVHAGIPPQWTLGQALQLAGEVEQVLRDDNRLQPYLDGMYGNEPNKWSKSLTGVERLRVITNYLTRMRFCTAAGKLDLKSKEGLDTAPKGYKPWFAHKERRSRHVKIIFGHWAALQGQVDVPGIIALDTGCVWGGAMTLYNVDSGEYHRCDCADDGNLRLPA, encoded by the coding sequence ATGGCCACCTACGCCGTCGGAGACCTGCAAGGCTGCCTGGAACCGCTCAAATGCCTGCTCGCGAGGGTCAACTTCAACCCGGCGGTCGACCGCCTGTGGCTGGTCGGCGACCTGGTCAACCGTGGCCCCGAGTCACTGGAAACCCTGCGTTATCTCTATTCGATCCGCCAGTCGCTGGTGTGCGTGCTGGGCAACCATGACCTGCACCTGCTGGCCGCCTGGCACAACGTCGAGCGTCTGAAAAAAAGCGATACCCTGCGCGAGATCATCGAGGCACCGGATGCCGACCGGCTGTTCGACTGGCTACGCCAGCAGAAACTGCTGCATTACGACGAGCCCCGCGGCATCGCCCTGGTGCATGCCGGCATCCCACCGCAGTGGACACTCGGCCAGGCGCTGCAACTGGCAGGAGAAGTCGAGCAAGTGCTGCGCGACGACAACCGCCTGCAGCCATACCTGGACGGCATGTACGGCAACGAGCCGAACAAGTGGAGCAAGAGCCTCACCGGCGTCGAGCGCCTGCGGGTCATCACCAACTACCTCACGCGCATGCGCTTCTGCACCGCGGCAGGCAAGCTTGACCTCAAGAGCAAGGAAGGCCTGGACACTGCGCCCAAAGGCTACAAGCCCTGGTTTGCGCACAAGGAGCGCCGCTCGCGCCACGTGAAGATCATCTTCGGCCACTGGGCAGCACTCCAGGGCCAGGTCGACGTGCCCGGTATCATCGCCCTCGACACCGGCTGCGTGTGGGGCGGCGCCATGACCCTGTACAACGTCGACAGCGGCGAATACCACCGCTGTGACTGCGCCGACGACGGTAACTTACGCCTCCCCGCCTGA
- the rsmA gene encoding 16S rRNA (adenine(1518)-N(6)/adenine(1519)-N(6))-dimethyltransferase RsmA yields MNEQYQHRARKRFGQNFLHDAGIIDRILRAINAKAGEHLLEIGPGQGALTEGLLGSGAQLDVVELDKDLVPILQHKFAGRSNFRLHQGDALKFDFNQLGVPPRSLKVVGNLPYNISTPLIFHLLSHAGLIRDMHFMLQKEVVERMAAGPGGGDWGRLSIMVQYHCRVEHLFNVGPGAFNPPPKVDSAIVRLVPHEVLPHPAKDARLLEQVVREAFNQRRKTLRNTMKGLLDSAAIEAAGVDGSLRPEQLDLAAFVRLADQLAAQQA; encoded by the coding sequence ATGAACGAGCAATACCAACACCGGGCGCGCAAGCGCTTCGGCCAGAACTTCCTGCACGATGCGGGCATCATCGACCGCATCCTGCGCGCCATCAACGCCAAGGCTGGCGAACACCTGCTGGAAATCGGCCCGGGCCAGGGCGCCCTGACCGAAGGCCTGCTGGGCAGTGGTGCCCAGCTGGACGTGGTGGAGCTGGACAAAGACCTGGTGCCGATCCTGCAGCACAAGTTTGCCGGCCGCAGCAATTTCCGCCTGCACCAGGGTGACGCCCTGAAGTTCGACTTCAACCAGCTGGGCGTGCCGCCACGCAGCCTCAAGGTGGTCGGCAACCTGCCCTACAACATCTCCACTCCGCTGATCTTCCACCTGCTCAGCCACGCCGGGCTGATCCGTGACATGCACTTCATGTTGCAGAAGGAAGTGGTCGAGCGCATGGCTGCCGGCCCAGGCGGTGGCGATTGGGGCCGCCTGTCGATCATGGTGCAATACCACTGCCGCGTGGAGCACCTGTTCAACGTTGGCCCTGGCGCGTTCAACCCGCCGCCGAAGGTCGATTCGGCTATCGTGCGCCTGGTGCCGCATGAAGTGCTGCCGCATCCGGCCAAGGATGCACGGTTGCTGGAGCAGGTGGTGCGCGAAGCGTTCAACCAGCGTCGCAAGACCCTGCGCAACACGATGAAAGGTCTGCTCGACAGTGCCGCCATCGAAGCCGCTGGCGTGGATGGCAGCCTGCGCCCTGAACAGCTCGACCTCGCAGCCTTCGTGCGCCTGGCCGACCAGCTGGCTGCTCAGCAAGCCTGA